The Entelurus aequoreus isolate RoL-2023_Sb linkage group LG08, RoL_Eaeq_v1.1, whole genome shotgun sequence genome segment cgtgtagtccatcgatgggaatgttgtcctaatcttatgtactacacaagctggtagtaccacccttatgtcctttcccagatatccccagcagaagcggacaaactgtcgataggctgtgtgtcgtctccgcctgcaagtagcaaatgatggcagctgttattatccggacatggatacacagtgactcactgttctctgagattcaaaagacattgtcatgcattctattcatttgtcatttactgttgcagtaaattgtaaatattgttgacatctacggtccatctatgtaatacttctatgatatataatgtcatgtgcattgtagcacagtacatttcacagaataagaataagataagaaagtgctcattctgacttatcttccaaaggttgatagaataaagaattatttaaacttattagtgcctcactcattttgctgttgctgcagcacgccatattgctgtttgtaggcgttatacgctgtctgcagcacccattcatccagacacacagatggaaagccatggtggtctatgatgcacgtcttcaccccctcctcctccatcgttctggtcactgcctctatttcactacagcagacacactcagccactgtctccatgttcacacagttttgacatgtacacctggaaatagaaatgttcataatatttgtaaatcaattcatattattgacacctgcaatctgcaaacatgtggaataattaatattatcattgtcttgttgtggatcttattaatctgcatgcatatttttagtattgccggtatatggagctgtggcccatagaaataatgggtaattaattaggtttgacattgtgtcaatgatagatacttagtgtatagataggcctggggtgtaagttgtaacactaacagtaacacattgtgtcaatgatagatacttagtgtatagataggcctggggtgtaagttgtaacactaacagtaacagtgcaagactaggccacaaactaaaactagtctataaataaataacatattaccattctgtattctcaaggcgatctatgtcgtgtgctcctccagcatcaatagcagcagcgtcctcctgaccgtcttcatcagcgtcgggttcaaagcggtatggctctatccctctcacagcttcttccctatctgaatcgcttccactccccactagtccttca includes the following:
- the LOC133655540 gene encoding uncharacterized protein LOC133655540, which encodes MMAARSESDSDRDSDDFSINLSEDERFVDEESASEGLVGSGSDSDREEAVRGIEPYRFEPDADEDGQEDAAAIDAGGAHDIDRLENTEWCTCQNCVNMETVAECVCCSEIEAVTRTMEEEGVKTCIIDHHGFPSVCLDEWVLQTAYNAYKQQYGVLQQQQNERRRHTAYRQFVRFCWGYLGKDIRVVLPACVVHKIRTTFPSMDYTGFQDVQ